In a single window of the Alkalinema sp. FACHB-956 genome:
- the cysT gene encoding sulfate ABC transporter permease subunit CysT, whose protein sequence is MAIAPSLSWRQPLGYLGKISLPWRVTIGYLAWMLVLPIVALFGKAITAQPSEFWRIATSPIALSAYEVTFVTALGSALVNGLFGTLIAWVLVRYSFPGKRLIDAIVDLPFALPTAVAGLTLATVYSPKGWIGGLLAPFGVKIAFTRVGVAIAMLFISLPFVVRTVQPVLSEMERELEEAAWSLGASKIQTFLRVTLPPLLPAILTGVALGFSRAVGEYGSTVMIASNTPFKDLIAPVLIFQQLEQYNIVGATVIGTVLLLISFVLLLLINLLQAWGRRYAN, encoded by the coding sequence ATGGCAATCGCTCCTTCTCTTTCCTGGCGACAACCGTTAGGGTATTTAGGCAAAATTTCTCTGCCATGGCGGGTGACGATCGGGTATCTGGCGTGGATGTTGGTGCTGCCGATCGTGGCGCTGTTTGGGAAAGCGATTACGGCGCAACCCAGTGAATTTTGGCGGATTGCGACAAGTCCGATCGCGCTGTCGGCCTATGAGGTCACGTTTGTGACGGCGTTGGGCAGTGCGTTGGTCAATGGATTGTTTGGGACGTTGATTGCTTGGGTGTTGGTGCGTTATTCCTTTCCGGGGAAGCGGCTGATTGATGCGATCGTGGATTTGCCGTTTGCGTTGCCGACGGCGGTGGCCGGATTGACACTGGCAACGGTCTACAGTCCCAAGGGCTGGATTGGGGGACTGCTGGCTCCCTTTGGGGTCAAGATTGCCTTTACCCGAGTGGGGGTGGCGATCGCGATGTTGTTTATTTCCTTACCGTTTGTGGTGCGGACGGTGCAACCGGTACTGAGCGAAATGGAACGGGAGCTAGAGGAAGCGGCGTGGTCCCTAGGTGCGTCCAAGATCCAGACGTTTTTGCGGGTGACGTTGCCGCCGTTGCTGCCTGCGATTTTGACGGGGGTTGCCTTGGGGTTTTCCCGAGCGGTGGGGGAATATGGTTCGACGGTGATGATTGCGTCGAATACACCGTTTAAGGATTTGATTGCGCCGGTGCTGATTTTCCAGCAACTGGAACAGTACAACATTGTGGGAGCTACGGTGATCGGGACGGTGCTATTGCTGATCTCGTTTGTGTTGCTTCTGCTGATTAATTTGCTGCAAGCTTGGGGAAGACGCTATGCCA
- a CDS encoding sulfate ABC transporter substrate-binding protein: protein MALSNPSSKKSGQDCDRACHSQAFNRAFSRLSRRYSQAFYRALQRSRLSQARLIQRGVGLFVVGLVLSGLLGACQGFRPAGNAPIELTLASFSVPKIAYRAIIPKFEDKWQQEHNQRLTINQSYAGSGAQTRAVIDGLEADVVHLALGLDVQKIEKAGLIDPGWEDEAPNQAIVTRSVVALAVRDGNPKQIQTWADLVKPGIQVITADPRSSGVARWNFLALWNAALQANGNDETAKAFVKQVYQQVPVLARDAREATDTFFKQEVGDVLINYENELLLAKLKGESLPFTVPPVNISIDAPVAVVDKNVDRHGNRAAAEAFVQYLFSPEAQVEFAKVGFRPVNPEVAQSPEMVQQYPAIAQLTTAKAMGGWKMLQKTFFDQGGVFDQIQGTASKAS, encoded by the coding sequence ATGGCTCTTAGTAACCCTTCAAGTAAAAAATCTGGTCAAGATTGCGATCGGGCTTGCCATAGTCAGGCATTTAATAGGGCTTTTAGTCGCCTGAGTAGACGGTACAGTCAGGCGTTCTACAGGGCATTGCAGCGATCGAGGTTGTCCCAAGCGCGACTGATCCAGCGAGGCGTTGGGTTATTTGTGGTGGGTTTGGTGCTGTCCGGGCTGCTGGGGGCTTGCCAGGGATTCCGGCCAGCGGGGAACGCCCCGATCGAACTGACGCTAGCCTCTTTTTCGGTGCCGAAAATTGCCTACCGGGCCATCATTCCCAAGTTTGAGGACAAGTGGCAACAGGAGCACAACCAGCGATTGACGATTAACCAAAGCTACGCTGGATCCGGTGCCCAAACCCGTGCGGTGATCGATGGGTTGGAAGCAGATGTGGTGCACTTGGCCTTGGGGTTGGACGTGCAAAAGATTGAAAAGGCGGGGTTGATTGATCCGGGCTGGGAAGATGAGGCCCCCAATCAGGCGATCGTGACCCGATCGGTGGTGGCCTTGGCGGTGCGGGATGGCAATCCAAAGCAGATTCAAACCTGGGCGGACTTGGTGAAACCGGGAATTCAGGTGATTACCGCTGATCCGCGATCGTCGGGGGTGGCGCGGTGGAATTTTTTGGCGTTGTGGAACGCGGCACTGCAAGCCAATGGCAATGACGAAACGGCCAAAGCCTTTGTCAAACAGGTGTATCAGCAGGTTCCGGTGTTGGCGCGGGATGCCCGAGAAGCGACGGACACGTTCTTTAAGCAGGAAGTGGGGGATGTGCTGATCAACTATGAGAATGAGTTGTTGTTGGCCAAACTCAAGGGGGAATCGTTGCCGTTTACGGTGCCGCCGGTGAATATTTCCATTGACGCGCCGGTCGCGGTGGTGGATAAGAATGTCGATCGCCACGGCAACCGAGCAGCAGCAGAAGCCTTTGTGCAGTACCTATTCAGCCCAGAGGCGCAGGTAGAGTTTGCCAAGGTGGGGTTTCGGCCTGTGAATCCTGAGGTGGCCCAGTCGCCGGAGATGGTGCAGCAGTATCCCGCGATCGCGCAATTGACGACGGCCAAAGCAATGGGCGGCTGGAAAATGCTGCAAAAGACGTTTTTTGATCAAGGCGGTGTGTTTGATCAAATTCAAGGGACTGCCTCGAAAGCTTCCTAG
- a CDS encoding 6-carboxytetrahydropterin synthase, producing MKCVINRRAKFSASHRYWLPELSDSENAEQFGDCARFPGHGHNYTLYVSMLGEVDEHGMVLNLSNVKHVIRQEVTGQLDFSYLNDVWEDFKQTLPTTENLARVIWQRLAPHLPIVEIRLYENETLWADYQGNAMEAYLTVSTHFSAAHRLAHPDLSFEENSQIYGKCARVNGHGHNYHVEVTVKGNIHPRTGMLVDLGALQAAIDEYIVEPMDHTFLNKDLPYFERVVPTAENIAAYICQTLEEPVRQLGAKLHKVKLYESPNNACEVYASSNTDNLALKIQLPELATV from the coding sequence ATGAAGTGTGTCATCAATCGTCGAGCCAAGTTTTCGGCCAGCCATCGGTATTGGCTTCCGGAATTGAGTGATTCGGAAAATGCCGAGCAGTTTGGAGACTGTGCCCGATTTCCTGGGCATGGCCATAACTACACATTGTATGTGTCTATGCTAGGGGAGGTTGATGAGCATGGGATGGTGCTCAACCTATCCAATGTCAAACACGTCATTAGGCAGGAAGTCACAGGTCAACTAGATTTTTCCTATCTCAATGACGTATGGGAAGACTTTAAGCAAACCCTACCCACCACTGAAAATCTGGCACGGGTGATTTGGCAGCGTCTTGCCCCCCACCTCCCGATCGTCGAGATTCGCTTGTACGAAAACGAAACCCTCTGGGCTGATTATCAAGGAAACGCCATGGAAGCTTACCTCACTGTTAGCACACACTTCAGCGCGGCTCACCGCTTGGCTCACCCCGACCTCAGCTTTGAGGAAAATAGCCAAATCTACGGCAAATGTGCACGGGTGAATGGCCACGGCCATAACTATCATGTGGAAGTCACGGTGAAGGGCAATATCCATCCCCGCACAGGAATGCTGGTGGATTTGGGTGCATTGCAAGCCGCGATCGATGAATACATCGTGGAACCGATGGATCACACCTTCTTAAACAAAGATCTGCCTTACTTTGAGCGGGTGGTTCCCACGGCAGAAAATATTGCCGCCTACATTTGCCAAACTTTAGAAGAACCCGTGCGGCAACTGGGCGCAAAGTTACATAAAGTGAAGCTCTACGAAAGCCCCAATAACGCCTGCGAAGTTTACGCCAGCAGCAACACCGACAACTTGGCGCTGAAAATCCAACTTCCTGAACTGGCCACGGTGTAA
- a CDS encoding type II CAAX endopeptidase family protein: protein MTIKRLVLVALTAIALLFMGADLVASLGKPQFQGRLTLFESDLRLHFVEWQGQPDSTAQALRELLGESRPVESALEEYTAAKTLAADNLSNAQKELTQLKQADTTSETILEKLADKTRSEQIADLEAQVNQKQKNQDELDLRLGLLYRIKPKATTEDLQKSAQLWQNLQESPTTSPNLADTAAVLSGLWQTPPQLLPQAERLIQQNLDGWYRYRSLERVYELSQQKAELSKLNATEQETAERVITQLGFSSLLSALTFVGGSVLLLTLGVQRLLRGQKSLLAGIQDSQWAVPWDWETTWWVVIVGFFFVGQFLAGNFLVPIATLGLKSALGPLISRDLLQALSILVGYLCLAGGASTVLYQTLKPHFPLEKNWFRLSLQGNWWLWGLGSYLVVFPLVVGVNLINQAIWQGKGGSNPLLEILLNGQDPLALVLFFVTTSIAAPIFEEFFFRGFLLPSLTRYVSPWNAILLSSLIFALVHLSLSEVLPLATLGIVLGFVYTRTQNLLASIVLHSLWNSGTLISLFILGNASRG from the coding sequence ATGACCATTAAGCGGTTGGTTTTGGTAGCCCTCACAGCGATCGCGCTCCTGTTCATGGGGGCGGATTTGGTTGCGAGTCTTGGCAAACCCCAGTTTCAAGGACGATTAACCCTATTTGAAAGTGACTTGCGGTTGCACTTTGTGGAGTGGCAAGGGCAACCCGATAGCACCGCCCAAGCGCTACGGGAACTGCTGGGAGAAAGTCGGCCTGTGGAATCCGCCCTGGAGGAATACACGGCTGCCAAAACCCTCGCCGCTGATAATTTAAGCAATGCCCAAAAGGAACTGACTCAGCTGAAACAGGCGGATACGACGTCAGAAACCATTCTGGAGAAGCTAGCAGACAAAACCCGATCGGAACAAATTGCAGACCTAGAAGCCCAAGTGAACCAAAAGCAGAAGAACCAGGATGAACTGGATCTGCGCTTGGGTCTGCTTTACCGCATCAAGCCCAAAGCTACGACAGAAGACTTACAAAAATCCGCCCAACTCTGGCAGAACTTGCAGGAGAGTCCTACCACCTCACCCAATCTTGCCGACACCGCCGCTGTGCTCTCCGGCCTGTGGCAAACGCCGCCGCAACTCCTGCCCCAAGCTGAACGCCTGATTCAGCAAAATTTGGATGGCTGGTATCGCTATCGATCGCTGGAACGGGTCTATGAACTGTCCCAGCAGAAGGCCGAACTCAGCAAACTCAACGCCACCGAACAAGAAACCGCCGAGCGCGTCATTACCCAACTGGGCTTCAGCAGCTTGCTCAGTGCCCTGACCTTTGTGGGTGGCAGTGTCCTCCTCCTCACCCTCGGCGTCCAACGGTTGCTGCGCGGGCAGAAATCCCTCCTAGCAGGCATCCAAGACAGTCAATGGGCCGTTCCCTGGGATTGGGAAACCACGTGGTGGGTAGTCATCGTCGGCTTTTTCTTTGTCGGGCAATTTCTCGCCGGGAACTTTTTGGTTCCGATCGCTACCTTGGGTTTGAAATCCGCCCTCGGCCCGCTGATCAGCCGAGATCTGCTGCAAGCGTTATCGATTTTGGTTGGCTATCTCTGCCTTGCGGGGGGAGCCTCCACGGTTTTATATCAAACCCTCAAGCCCCATTTTCCCCTGGAGAAAAACTGGTTCCGCCTTAGCCTCCAAGGCAACTGGTGGCTCTGGGGTTTGGGAAGTTACCTAGTCGTTTTTCCGCTGGTTGTAGGAGTCAATTTAATTAATCAAGCGATTTGGCAAGGTAAAGGGGGCAGTAATCCCTTGCTAGAAATTTTGCTGAATGGTCAGGATCCCCTCGCCCTCGTTCTGTTCTTTGTTACGACTTCGATCGCTGCGCCCATTTTTGAAGAATTCTTTTTCCGAGGCTTTTTGCTGCCGTCCCTGACACGGTACGTTTCCCCGTGGAATGCCATTCTGTTAAGTAGCTTAATTTTTGCCCTCGTACACCTCAGTTTGTCAGAAGTGTTGCCCCTGGCGACTTTGGGGATCGTGCTAGGGTTTGTCTATACCCGCACCCAAAATCTGCTAGCTTCCATCGTGCTCCATAGTCTGTGGAACAGTGGAACCTTAATTAGTTTGTTTATCCTAGGAAATGCCAGTCGCGGATGA